The sequence AGATAATAGTGAAGCAGACTGGGATAAGAATGCGTTAAATTCTGCAAAAAATTATAAAGAATCCATGGATATGTCAATTGAAGCAATCAGAGATCAATTATCTTCGGAAAATGGAGATCAGTTCACACAAGAGCAAGCAGATTATGCAGTTGAGAATTTAGAATATTGTCTAATCACCTACTAAATTTGGTAGGTGCTTTTTTAGTGACCAAAAAGTGACCAACGAGTGACATTTTAATATTTTTTATTATTTTCTA is a genomic window of Gracilibacillus salinarum containing:
- a CDS encoding Ltp family lipoprotein, which produces MSIEAIRDQLSSENGDQFTQEQADYAVENLEYCLITY